One window of Novipirellula aureliae genomic DNA carries:
- a CDS encoding transposase, translating to MEPIYTADNTTNAYQLNWSLALFGKSELPKQSAWLEELQLATAVDGVRILSSHVRSGNTLQFLVSTRPASSPSDIVRSVKGRFQYLIRGRIPKAFRRNYHIQSTGEANSSVLDQYVAGQTTKHPMADDDTQARLQAIQFHNHSVDLSKLTIGTYGQFLNSLQIIVENTGGWNEVRHAQLERVRNVIIRACEKKEWQLSRIGLLSNHVHVLLGASVTKSPQSVALSLMNNIAYVYDMKPILKFSYYVGTFGGYDRGAVRRHEQ from the coding sequence ATGGAACCAATCTACACTGCCGACAACACAACCAATGCGTATCAACTCAATTGGTCGCTCGCGCTGTTCGGGAAATCTGAGTTGCCCAAGCAATCTGCTTGGCTCGAAGAGCTGCAACTCGCAACGGCAGTCGATGGTGTACGAATTCTCTCAAGTCATGTTCGATCTGGAAATACGCTTCAGTTCCTTGTCAGCACTCGTCCCGCGTCGTCACCTTCGGATATCGTTCGCAGTGTCAAAGGCCGCTTTCAGTATTTGATACGTGGTCGCATCCCAAAGGCGTTCCGACGCAACTATCATATCCAAAGCACGGGCGAAGCGAACTCAAGCGTCCTGGATCAATATGTCGCTGGACAAACGACCAAGCATCCTATGGCCGACGACGACACACAAGCTCGCCTACAAGCAATCCAGTTCCATAACCATTCGGTCGATCTCTCGAAACTTACCATTGGCACTTACGGGCAATTCCTGAATTCATTGCAGATCATTGTGGAGAATACGGGAGGCTGGAATGAGGTGCGTCATGCCCAGTTAGAGCGAGTGCGAAATGTGATCATTCGTGCTTGTGAGAAGAAAGAGTGGCAGTTGTCGCGCATTGGATTACTGAGCAACCATGTGCATGTGTTGCTCGGTGCCAGCGTGACAAAATCACCACAATCGGTTGCGTTATCGCTGATGAATAACATTGCATACGTGTACGACATGAAACCGATCTTGAAGTTCAGTTACTATGTAGGAACGTTTGGTGGTTATGATCGCGGCGCGGTGCGTAGGCACGAGCAGTGA
- a CDS encoding permease gives MNQSVSVMLLGGLIRVLQGFAAAAPTLLVGLLIASILRYYLGGVGTRRLFGGESLRSLPQSWLVGMLLPVCSIGVLPILFEMRRAKVRPGAMSAFALSAPLFNPLSLLYGLTLSRPLVIILFALGSLVVVTALGLFWDAFSKWRRLPACDDNDRLEAYPTGDDRLEAYPTGDDRLEAYPTDDDRLEAYPTGDDRLEAYPTDDDRLEAYPTGDDRLEAYPTGDHLIGLRRVFATIVHLAREATGTSMLIALVALSGLALLAAILPYGAMQHEVERDDVWAPLKMLCVAVPVYATPMLAMSQMGMMFQHANSPGASFTLLILGAGMNLATPLWFGRHFGWKAAASWVASLLVIVLGISYAINKPLVPPGVEPAGHTHAFDIYTNPLTASHSFGLQSVVDTVAKDLDIRAVASLIALAIILTMGMLFRMLKIDEASLIKNAKAESFASSLRNNDATPRRGLDIVVPPNVIGATMLAGLVALSIVACYAYYPSPRECLAEISTARTECLSAANSGQVDHALYWLPVWEDWSRRLEVGTFLRTGQVRPYQRMQGYLIRKKLENLEHELEHDPFEPHETKQVVQDIMATNSRWTSSFRPPE, from the coding sequence ATGAATCAATCCGTTTCCGTGATGTTGCTTGGTGGGCTGATTCGCGTGCTGCAGGGTTTCGCTGCAGCCGCGCCAACATTGCTTGTCGGTTTACTGATCGCGTCGATTCTTCGTTACTACTTGGGCGGTGTGGGTACGCGACGATTGTTTGGTGGCGAGAGTCTTCGTTCGCTGCCACAGTCCTGGTTGGTCGGCATGTTACTGCCGGTTTGCTCGATCGGCGTGCTGCCAATCCTGTTTGAAATGCGACGAGCGAAAGTCAGACCCGGTGCAATGTCAGCGTTCGCGCTGTCGGCTCCGTTGTTTAACCCGCTGTCGCTGCTGTACGGCCTCACCCTCAGCCGACCGTTGGTGATCATCCTGTTTGCGCTGGGGTCATTGGTGGTCGTGACGGCACTGGGTCTGTTTTGGGACGCGTTTTCCAAGTGGCGGAGACTTCCAGCCTGCGATGATAATGACAGGCTAGAAGCCTATCCCACAGGTGATGACAGGCTAGAAGCCTATCCCACAGGTGATGACAGGCTAGAAGCCTATCCCACAGATGATGACAGGCTAGAAGCCTATCCCACAGGTGATGACAGGCTAGAAGCCTATCCCACAGATGATGACAGGCTAGAAGCCTATCCCACAGGTGATGACAGGCTAGAAGCCTATCCCACAGGTGACCATTTGATTGGACTCCGCCGCGTCTTTGCGACCATCGTCCACCTCGCTCGCGAGGCGACAGGAACAAGCATGCTCATTGCCTTGGTCGCCTTGTCGGGTTTGGCGTTACTCGCCGCAATATTGCCCTATGGTGCGATGCAGCATGAAGTCGAACGAGACGACGTGTGGGCACCGCTGAAGATGTTGTGCGTCGCGGTGCCAGTCTATGCGACGCCGATGTTGGCAATGAGTCAAATGGGCATGATGTTCCAGCACGCCAATTCGCCCGGCGCTTCATTCACGCTATTGATATTGGGTGCGGGGATGAACCTTGCGACGCCACTTTGGTTCGGACGCCATTTCGGGTGGAAAGCAGCAGCGTCATGGGTGGCATCGTTGCTCGTCATCGTGCTGGGAATCTCTTATGCGATCAACAAACCACTCGTTCCGCCGGGCGTCGAACCGGCTGGGCACACGCACGCGTTCGACATCTATACAAACCCACTGACCGCGTCTCACTCGTTCGGTCTGCAATCGGTTGTCGACACGGTTGCCAAAGATCTCGACATCCGTGCGGTCGCGTCCTTGATTGCGTTGGCCATCATTTTAACAATGGGCATGCTGTTTCGCATGCTCAAGATTGACGAGGCATCGCTGATCAAGAACGCCAAAGCGGAATCGTTCGCGTCATCGCTGCGCAACAACGATGCAACACCACGTCGTGGTCTAGATATCGTTGTCCCGCCAAATGTAATCGGTGCTACGATGTTGGCAGGTTTAGTCGCGCTGAGTATCGTCGCGTGCTATGCGTATTATCCGTCTCCCCGTGAGTGTTTGGCAGAAATCAGCACGGCACGTACAGAGTGTCTATCGGCGGCCAATAGCGGGCAGGTCGATCATGCATTGTATTGGCTGCCGGTCTGGGAAGATTGGAGCCGGCGTCTAGAAGTTGGCACGTTCCTTCGCACCGGTCAGGTTCGCCCTTATCAGCGTATGCAAGGCTATCTGATTCGAAAAAAACTAGAGAACCTGGAACATGAACTAGAGCACGATCCGTTTGAACCACACGAGACGAAGCAGGTGGTTCAGGATATTATGGCGACAAACTCCCGCTGGACGAGTTCGTTTCGACCGCCCGAGTGA
- a CDS encoding DUF3488 and transglutaminase-like domain-containing protein: protein MPMSPRKRNETILLAILSIVSVIPLRLFVESRGWFLAEMGMLLVLLGVAEVVRIFGPKLGRLVRLTRPAAGLLAITPILFAIVARACGSPVAFEMSALTAFGATSLAIAIAATSDRTRAMSLVISGFLVLFSTSISDDARAIWLAIIWMTVCVWHLVANHWERLDLCLPDSVRPTVGVRPASVLFAVALCIVGGLVVRDRFGQSNRLAFGIMPTSGGSKWSDPAARSGIGTGDAAIAAKDHAESFGAVESDIFLESTESTLFDMFNDTIGEPKKKNKWERRQAIGNENANTMHERVAKSEKGGSSFSTDRMPPKKHHHFKDTVEDAVVQWDGPTGIRLAMERFDTFDGVNWTNSAKLADDELERSEIDDHVWFFDRKLKSAAFESTNAVEVNRMKVLRLNTTRLPAPMLTAGLHIKDVDRQDFFGIDNDGSLYMPGRERVPPLTVVSLASLQVMEDELLTLTANDDGSPRAASGRRPGGEGLTAYEQLKSIVEDLRTNFTFDRTTSTNTDDPVAEFLHTRRGGDHLFATLAARKAREIGLQSRIVTGFYVRPNSFDIAAGHASVTPDDVHVWTEIRLDDGRWFEIEPTPGYREPIYAPSTWLLAKRFAAAHWMHGLAIIGFITLLFVTRLVWIEGLLTVGWLFTWPLGRQQQLRIAMHIVQMRAKLIGKQRPLGTPQRDWMESLVASDIQLRDRVREFCNDADRSIFGGSGAIDRGRLNGVVRGLNTRKLIQVHNEVPV, encoded by the coding sequence ATGCCGATGTCGCCGCGTAAACGAAACGAAACGATTCTGTTGGCCATCCTATCGATCGTCTCGGTCATTCCCCTGCGACTCTTTGTTGAATCACGAGGTTGGTTCTTGGCAGAGATGGGAATGTTGCTGGTATTGCTTGGCGTAGCAGAAGTCGTCAGGATTTTCGGCCCCAAGTTGGGCAGGTTGGTACGTTTGACGCGTCCCGCTGCCGGGTTGCTCGCCATCACTCCGATCCTGTTCGCCATCGTAGCTCGCGCATGCGGTTCGCCGGTTGCGTTTGAAATGTCAGCACTAACCGCATTCGGAGCCACATCGCTAGCGATTGCGATAGCCGCTACCAGTGATCGCACTCGAGCGATGTCGCTTGTCATCAGCGGATTTCTGGTGTTGTTTTCGACCTCGATTTCGGATGACGCCCGCGCCATTTGGTTGGCCATCATTTGGATGACGGTTTGCGTCTGGCACTTGGTCGCCAATCATTGGGAACGACTCGACCTGTGTTTGCCTGATTCGGTACGACCGACCGTTGGCGTACGACCAGCCAGCGTTTTGTTTGCGGTCGCGTTGTGCATTGTCGGTGGGCTTGTGGTTCGCGATCGTTTTGGCCAATCCAATCGTCTGGCCTTTGGAATCATGCCCACCAGCGGCGGATCGAAATGGTCCGACCCGGCGGCTCGGTCGGGTATCGGAACCGGTGACGCAGCGATCGCGGCCAAGGACCATGCGGAATCCTTTGGGGCGGTTGAGTCTGATATTTTTTTGGAGTCGACGGAGTCGACTCTGTTTGACATGTTCAACGACACGATCGGCGAACCGAAAAAGAAGAACAAATGGGAACGCCGCCAAGCAATAGGCAACGAGAACGCCAATACGATGCACGAGCGGGTTGCCAAGAGCGAGAAGGGGGGATCGTCATTCAGCACTGACCGAATGCCGCCGAAAAAGCACCATCATTTCAAAGACACAGTCGAAGACGCGGTTGTTCAATGGGACGGCCCAACGGGAATCCGTTTAGCGATGGAGCGTTTCGATACGTTTGACGGCGTGAATTGGACCAACTCGGCGAAACTCGCAGATGACGAATTGGAACGCAGTGAGATCGACGATCACGTTTGGTTCTTCGATCGCAAGCTAAAATCCGCCGCGTTTGAAAGCACAAATGCGGTCGAGGTCAATCGGATGAAGGTACTGCGACTCAACACGACTCGCCTTCCCGCCCCGATGTTGACCGCCGGCCTGCACATCAAGGACGTTGATCGACAAGATTTCTTCGGGATTGACAATGACGGATCGCTATATATGCCCGGCCGTGAACGGGTTCCGCCATTGACGGTCGTGAGCTTGGCTTCATTACAAGTGATGGAAGATGAACTACTAACGCTCACGGCGAACGACGATGGCTCTCCACGTGCCGCTTCGGGGCGACGGCCTGGGGGAGAGGGGCTCACCGCCTATGAACAACTAAAATCGATCGTTGAGGACCTTCGCACCAACTTCACGTTTGATCGAACCACCTCAACCAACACGGATGATCCGGTTGCGGAGTTTCTTCACACTCGTCGCGGTGGCGATCATTTGTTTGCGACCCTCGCAGCACGAAAGGCCCGCGAAATCGGATTGCAATCACGGATCGTCACTGGTTTTTACGTGCGGCCAAATTCGTTCGACATCGCTGCCGGCCACGCTTCGGTAACGCCGGACGACGTGCATGTTTGGACCGAGATCCGACTCGACGACGGGCGTTGGTTCGAGATTGAGCCGACACCCGGCTACCGCGAACCGATCTACGCGCCGTCGACGTGGTTGCTCGCCAAACGTTTTGCTGCCGCCCACTGGATGCATGGTTTGGCGATCATCGGCTTCATCACCTTGCTATTCGTCACCCGGTTGGTTTGGATCGAAGGGTTGCTAACGGTGGGCTGGTTGTTTACATGGCCGCTCGGTCGCCAACAACAGCTTCGTATCGCGATGCATATCGTTCAAATGCGAGCGAAGCTGATCGGCAAGCAGCGTCCGCTTGGCACTCCCCAACGAGATTGGATGGAGTCACTGGTTGCGTCCGACATTCAGCTTCGTGATCGAGTGCGAGAGTTTTGCAACGACGCCGATCGAAGCATATTTGGCGGCAGTGGTGCGATCGACCGCGGACGTTTAAATGGCGTCGTCCGTGGTTTGAATACACGGAAATTGATACAAGTTCACAACGAGGTGCCCGTATGA
- a CDS encoding AAA family ATPase, translated as MENETQAVLSCLREQLGRVLLGKSEQIELVIACLLAQGHLLLDDLPGTGKTTLAKALAECLGGRLARVQCTPDLLPTDVTGFNLFNQKTREFEFHAGPVFADVLLADELNRTTPRTQSALLEAMAERQVTIDAVPHRLSETFFVIATQNPIDSHGAYPLPEAQLDRFTIKLQIGYPDRQAQLGILENASKGDRDDDLPHSVLSLADLRKMQQQVQTISVHERVREYLVDLVEATRHDASVQLGVSPRGMLHWQRIAQAWAVLQGREFVTPSDVAKVAYPVLSVRLLTTTDDVDSAIERIMKQVPAPEYK; from the coding sequence ATGGAAAACGAAACACAAGCCGTGCTGAGTTGTCTGCGTGAACAACTTGGCCGCGTTCTTTTAGGAAAATCCGAACAGATCGAATTGGTAATCGCCTGTTTGCTCGCCCAAGGGCATTTGTTGCTGGACGATCTACCAGGAACCGGCAAAACGACGCTGGCGAAGGCGCTCGCGGAATGTTTGGGCGGACGACTAGCACGCGTTCAATGCACCCCAGATCTATTGCCGACCGATGTGACGGGATTCAATCTGTTCAACCAGAAGACCCGCGAGTTCGAGTTTCATGCTGGCCCGGTATTCGCAGACGTTTTGCTGGCCGACGAATTGAACCGAACGACGCCGCGAACGCAAAGTGCATTGCTAGAAGCGATGGCAGAGCGGCAAGTCACGATCGATGCGGTTCCGCATCGACTATCGGAAACCTTCTTTGTCATCGCGACCCAGAACCCGATCGACTCGCACGGAGCGTACCCATTGCCCGAAGCCCAGTTGGATCGGTTTACGATCAAGCTACAAATCGGCTATCCCGATCGCCAAGCACAACTCGGCATCTTGGAAAACGCTTCGAAGGGGGACCGTGACGATGATTTGCCGCACAGCGTTTTATCGCTGGCGGATTTGCGGAAGATGCAACAACAAGTGCAGACGATCAGCGTGCACGAGCGGGTTCGTGAGTACTTGGTGGATCTGGTCGAAGCGACGCGACACGATGCGTCGGTTCAACTGGGTGTCAGCCCAAGGGGCATGTTGCATTGGCAACGAATCGCTCAAGCGTGGGCTGTGCTGCAAGGCCGTGAATTTGTCACGCCCAGTGACGTGGCCAAGGTAGCGTATCCGGTATTATCGGTTCGTTTGCTGACGACGACCGACGATGTCGATTCAGCGATTGAACGGATCATGAAGCAAGTGCCTGCTCCGGAGTACAAGTAA